TCGAGTTCCTCGTCGGGGCCCTGGGCCTCGCCCCCGGTGACCGGGTGCTCGACGTCGGGTGCGGTCCCGGCCGCCACGCCCACGCCCTCGGCCGGCGGGGGATCGAGGTCGTCGGGATCGACGTCTCCGAGCGCTTCGTGGCCGTCGCCGCCGAGGGGGCGCCCCCCGGGGTCACCTTCCAGCGCGCCGACGCCCGCGACCTGCCCTTCGAAGCGGAGTTCGACGCCGCCATCTCGCTGTGCCAGGGGGCGCTCGGCCTCGGGGGGCCCGACGGTGCGCTGGCCGCCGACCGCGACGTGCTCGGCGGCATGGCCCGGGCGCTCCGACCGGGCGGCCGCGTCGCGGCGAGTGCGTTCTCCGCCTACTTCCAGGTGCGGTTCCTCGAGGACACGGATTCCTTCGACGCCGCCACCGGGGTCAACCACGAGCGCACGACCCTGCGAAGCGAGGCGGGAGAGGACGCGGAGCACGACCTGTGGACCACCTGCTTCACTCCCCGCGAGCTCACGCTGCTGGCGGAGGAGGCCGGCCTGCGGGTCCGGGCGATCTGGTCGGTGAGCCCGGGCGCCTACGCCGAGCGGGCGCCGGACCTCGACTCCCACGAATTCCTGCTCGTCGCCCAGCGGCCCGCCGCTGAGGGGTAGCGAGGGCCTTCCTGCTACCTTGGTGCGCCGGTGTGCGCGGATGGACCCGCCACCAGCTACCCCACACCACCCGTGGGGCGTCCGGAAAACCCCAGAGAAGAGCATCTACGTGTCCCAGGTCGATACCGCCCCTTCGCAGCCGTCCACCGACGGTGACGAGTCCCTCCCCATGGGGACCTTCGACGAAGAGGGCAACTACATCCCCCGTGCCATCACCGAGAACGACATCGGTGCCGACGCCATGGCCGACGCCTACACGGCCACCATGGTCGACGTCGACGACGGCCAGATGGTCGAGGGCACGGTGGTCAAGGTCGACCGGGACGAGGTGCTCCTCGACATCGGCTACAAGTCCGAGGGCGTCATCCCCGCCCGTGAGCTCTCCATCCGCAACGACGTCGACCCGTCCGAGATCGTCTCGCTGGGCGAGACCATCGAGGCCCTCGTCCTCACCAAGGAGGACAAGGAGGGTCGCCTGATCCTGTCCAAGAAGCGGGCCCAGTACGAGCGGGCCTGGGGCAAGATCGAGGAGATCAAGGAGTCCGAGGGCGTCGTGAGCGGCCCGGTCATCGAGGTCGTCAAGGGCGGTCTCATCCTCGACATCGGTCTGCGCGGCTTCCTGCCCGCCTCCCTCGTCGAGCTCCGCCGGGTCCGCGACCTGCAGCCCTACGTCGGTCGCAGCCTCGAGGCCAAGATCATCGAGCTCGACAAGAACCGCAACAACGTCGTGCTGTCGCGCCGCGCCTGGCTGGAGGAGACCCAGAAGGAGCAGCGTGAGGAGTTCCTCGACAACCTG
This region of Acidimicrobiales bacterium genomic DNA includes:
- a CDS encoding class I SAM-dependent methyltransferase; translated protein: MRGVTRDHWFEDLADHLGSAYLRYSFTKGTEQEVEFLVGALGLAPGDRVLDVGCGPGRHAHALGRRGIEVVGIDVSERFVAVAAEGAPPGVTFQRADARDLPFEAEFDAAISLCQGALGLGGPDGALAADRDVLGGMARALRPGGRVAASAFSAYFQVRFLEDTDSFDAATGVNHERTTLRSEAGEDAEHDLWTTCFTPRELTLLAEEAGLRVRAIWSVSPGAYAERAPDLDSHEFLLVAQRPAAEG